The genomic region ACATAGtaagtttgttaataatttcgttttttacttCCGTTATTATAAAACACTTTTTATAGGTATTATTCCTAGTGGGCTCACTTTGTATGATTTGCTCTTCGTTTTGGCTTGAGAAAAAGTAGTTAATATTGAACTAcatacgtttttttatttatagaagtAGTCAAGAAAATATAACTTCATACTGACTACTAAAACTAAAGAATAATGCGGTAATTCActctcaaaattttgtattgcGAGTTGCGTAATTCTAAGGGCAATTGAGAAGTAAATTACGACTGAGAGAGCGAAAAATTTGACCACACTGTTGGCTGTTCGGTCTTTTTTGTacacgattttgaaataaaacggctcactaataatttttttacacgaaattttcgttcttgctcggatctcaaaacaaaaaaaggttatttaaacaaaacataattgctaaaaaaacgTCTTATTAAGCACAAAAATTTTCGTGCAAGATATGAGCAATGAATATATTTCAGAACTAGCCATATATCGCGTGTAGCCGGGTAACAagtattgtacaaggtggcacaaaattaatcattcaactttgtttttgaaattgtgGAATATATTATCAATTTTACCACACTTctgacattttttttgcattattttattttgcaaaaagttgGGTGCAAGCAAACAAATGGCAAATTAAATTCGGAACAGTTGTTGATAAACACAAAGCTCTAACTCAAGTTTATGGTACAATGTGAACATCACATTAAATCGGGTTTTCTGGACAACAAtccataatttaataaaaattagcaaatgatttaaaatattttttaaaatatgatttataAATGTTAACCTCTTACATTAACTtctgagtaaaaaaaattaaaattaattatttcgctTATTTGCGTTATTTGCAGTTGCAACTCGTTGAAGACTATCATGATTGCTGTAGTGCGTTTTGATAAATCACCTTCGGTGAAGTAATTTACCCATCAAAATGTATCTTCACATTTATCTTCTCCCAAAACTTTGGTTGTCTAAGAGTACTGCTTATGGCACTTGTACCCTGTCAGGTTCTCCAAATCATCGTGCTCCAAGCAGGCCGATAAGGTAGAATAAATTAGACATATTTGCTTAAAACtagtaaagaaatattttagaaaattggtACTCTTCAAATCCATTCTTTTAAAATCGAATCTTTAGTTGATTGAACTTTTTCCTCccaaaaaaactttgttatgAACCAAAAACCACTGTTTTATTTACTGAAAATAGAAACTTTGatttttgttaggtgttttaattgtttttttaattcttcgacTGATGAATAgactattttataattgaacTAATGCCGCCCTTTTTAAAGCGGCATAGCTAGACATCCCTTAAAAGTAAAGAGAAAATATGagaaatgatgaaaaaattatttttcttaaatcatgTAAATCGGGACCAATTTAGTATTTGCATGAAATAGCATCGCTTTTCTACGCGTTTGGTTGCGTTTTTCTTTAGAGCTATTAATTATTTGTAGAGTTTGCAACTCTACAACAGTGCACTTAATATTTCCTCTTCCGTCAGTTTTTCGGACATAAATACGGTTGGGCTATTTTGAAAAGTAGGAAAGGAACTTTAAAAAAGACACATCGAATCTGATAATTTCGTTTGAGAAATGCAAAACCAAGTTGAACCGCTTGTGCAGACGATGACGAGCTTGACGGAAGCTTCTTCATACGTTACTAGACAAGACATATTAAATTTTCCTTTTCCGTACAAATTGTGGCTGGTTGTCCACATGGATTTCTGTGACTTTTTGCGTTGGAATCGAGACGGAACTGTAATATTGCTCGATTTAGTAGCTCTGGAAGATTATTTAAATTCCACGCGttctatatttaaaattaaaaatcgttcTACATTTCTGGAGCATCTCGAGCAGTTTAAATTCGATAGATTGAATGCCACGCCGGAAGCGGAAGAGGACTTGCTTTTGCAGTATAAAAACGAAAACTTCCAGCGACACCGTTTGGACCTTTTAGCGAAAATCCGTCGACATACCTATCAACTATTGGGTAATATTGAAAAGACGGACGGCATTTGTGGCACGGAAACTGCTGCCCAATTGCAACAAATGTCTGAAGAACTGAAGTACCGCCAGGTAGCTGATCGGATGCTGGGCGATTTATGCTTTATGTCACATGGCGGTCTGTCGAAAATCCAAAAGAGTCGACTACGTTTCCAAACAGTTTTGGGTTTCCAAAATGAAACACGCATATTGGAAGAGAAGCTACAGGCTTCTGACGAATATGCGGCTATACAGGCTCAACAACGCAGACTTAAATCAGATGTGCTTGGACGTACGAGCATTGGAGCAACGGAAGAAGAGCAGGTCATAGAACTGCCTGTTGATTTATTTGAGAATCCACATGATTCGGTGCTACATTTGGGAGACGACTTCCGACCAGAATATGCGGGGTATTATGGAAATTGCAGCAAAGATCAGGTCTTACATTTCTTTGGAGATTACTTACCTATGTACGAAGATGGTTCCATGgaagtaaagaaaattttggCAGAAATGTGGTGCGATTGCgttaatatttgttatttagaaaattaaataatttaacgtttttcagTCCTACTAATCAGCACACCATTTCCTCGAACAAAGGGCAATTGTGTATGCCGGCTCAAATTATTGATTCAGACTATAGTTTAACATCGACATTGTCTGAATCTATCTCTCAACAAATTGTACCCACATTAAACTTGTCCTCAACTTTGGAACCGATTTTTAAGAACGACGAGGAAGAGGATGTAAATAACCACTTACTTAATAACGACAATAATGGGAATATTTGTAGCTTGGGAGAGACAGAAGCCGAAATTTCCATGGATGAGTTcataaaatttaaagcaaatataaaggaagacataaaaattaattgtgctGAATCAGGTAAAGATTTTCCCCAGATGCCAGCGGCAGTGAAAATGGAAATCGCCGACGAATCAGACTCGGAGAACGAAGCCAATTTCCGCAATTTCTTCAGTCAATATCGTGCTTCCTTAAATTTACTATATGAACGTCATTGATGGGGATGGATACATCAAA from Anastrepha obliqua isolate idAnaObli1 chromosome 2, idAnaObli1_1.0, whole genome shotgun sequence harbors:
- the LOC129236972 gene encoding uncharacterized protein LOC129236972 isoform X2, with the protein product MQNQVEPLVQTMTSLTEASSYVTRQDILNFPFPYKLWLVVHMDFCDFLRWNRDGTVILLDLVALEDYLNSTRSIFKIKNRSTFLEHLEQFKFDRLNATPEAEEDLLLQYKNENFQRHRLDLLAKIRRHTYQLLGNIEKTDGICGTETAAQLQQMSEELKYRQVADRMLGDLCFMSHGGLSKIQKSRLRFQTVLGFQNETRILEEKLQASDEYAAIQAQQRRLKSDVLGRTSIGATEEEQVIELPVDLFENPHDSVLHLGDDFRPEYAGYYGNCSKDQVLHFFGDYLPMYEDGSMEVKKILAEIPTNQHTISSNKGQLCMPAQIIDSDYSLTSTLSESISQQIVPTLNLSSTLEPIFKNDEEEDVNNHLLNNDNNGNICSLGETEAEISMDEFIKFKANIKEDIKINCAESGKDFPQMPAAVKMEIADESDSENEANFRNFFSQYRASLNLLYERH
- the LOC129236972 gene encoding uncharacterized protein LOC129236972 isoform X1, with protein sequence MQNQVEPLVQTMTSLTEASSYVTRQDILNFPFPYKLWLVVHMDFCDFLRWNRDGTVILLDLVALEDYLNSTRSIFKIKNRSTFLEHLEQFKFDRLNATPEAEEDLLLQYKNENFQRHRLDLLAKIRRHTYQLLGNIEKTDGICGTETAAQLQQMSEELKYRQVADRMLGDLCFMSHGGLSKIQKSRLRFQTVLGFQNETRILEEKLQASDEYAAIQAQQRRLKSDVLGRTSIGATEEEQVIELPVDLFENPHDSVLHLGDDFRPEYAGYYGNCSKDQVLHFFGDYLPMYEDGSMEVKKILAEMCPTNQHTISSNKGQLCMPAQIIDSDYSLTSTLSESISQQIVPTLNLSSTLEPIFKNDEEEDVNNHLLNNDNNGNICSLGETEAEISMDEFIKFKANIKEDIKINCAESGKDFPQMPAAVKMEIADESDSENEANFRNFFSQYRASLNLLYERH